A stretch of DNA from Arachis hypogaea cultivar Tifrunner chromosome 19, arahy.Tifrunner.gnm2.J5K5, whole genome shotgun sequence:
TCAAGTTGCTACCAAACAACGCAACATCAAGAAACTGTGTACTCGGATTTGAGCTACTAAAAGCGAGATGAACTAGGGCTTTTCCATTTCCGGAATTCAACTGAAAATGCAACAACCCTTGTGGCAAAACCATGACGTCACCGCTTCTCAATGTCTTCACAAAAACAGAATTATCAGCTGCTATGAATCCAGCAGTTACGGTTCCACGCACTATTATGAGCATCTCAGAGGCATCTGGGTGAGAATGCAATGGGACTACACCCCCTACATCCATGTCCAACCGCGCCACGGCGAATCCCAGGCCGTTAAGGCCAGGGATTTGCTGGACAAATGCGGGGGTTAGTGTGATCTTGGAAGAGTTGGATGAGGGCGGGGTGGTGGGAGGTTCGAGGCCGGAGAGAATGAAGTCATCCACTTTTACTGAAGTGGGTGGCTTGCAAAGGAACCCTTCAGGGGTTTGTGCTCCCTTCAGATCTGCAACGCAAAAGCTTTGgactgcaacattattgtaagtGGAAAACAGAAGAGCAAAGAGGAAGATATTGCTCCACATTTTGTTATGTGAGAATGAATCAATCAATGACATAATTGGTTTAATGATTCGCTTGTTATACTTGTATATGCATTTATATACAGGGCTGCGCTCTTGTTCTAATTTCTTGCTTCGTTTTTCTATGAATAGTTGTCTAGTTAGTAAATCAATGTCattacttctattttttatttttagtcaaATCCTTAAATTAGCAGGTGAGAaagaataaattactaaaataacatttaaaataataattgttattaaaagtaatgttttaattattaaatatgttaggtgtatattaaaattgTCAGCCACAGTGTAAAATATGCattgaaatacaaaaatatacattaaaaataaactaaattacatatgtatttatataattttatttaattattttttatttttaagtagaACAAAACTTAGTTCACCACAATtagtatagaaaaaaaaaaaggttaagtacgattttgatccctaagatataagttaaaaatttttttcgtccttaacctttttttacatacaaaatcgTTCCTAagatttaacttagttttaaaatcgtccttactCTAGGAACCAAAATCATATGGAGGTGGCAGCGGAAGCAGAAGCAGAGGTGGATCGTagacagcttctt
This window harbors:
- the LOC112776930 gene encoding auxin-binding protein ABP20 — encoded protein: MSLIDSFSHNKMWSNIFLFALLFSTYNNVAVQSFCVADLKGAQTPEGFLCKPPTSVKVDDFILSGLEPPTTPPSSNSSKITLTPAFVQQIPGLNGLGFAVARLDMDVGGVVPLHSHPDASEMLIIVRGTVTAGFIAADNSVFVKTLRSGDVMVLPQGLLHFQLNSGNGKALVHLAFSSSNPSTQFLDVALFGSNLNSDLITKTTLLDLFEVKKLKAIFGGSG